A window of Paenibacillus phoenicis genomic DNA:
TTGGCATTCGTGCCCATGTCCATAATTTCCCCGCCGATAATGTAGGTTGGGTCGGTGCCGCAAAGCTCCATCGCCAGCGCGATCATCGACGAGGTTGTCGTTTTGCCATGAGCTCCGGCTACAGCTACACCGTTTCGCTCATTTAACAGCCGGGCCAGCATCTGAGAGCGATGCAGCACCGGTATGCCTTGCTCTTGGGCTTCCAAACGCTCCACATTATCCTGCGGCAGCGCCGTAGAGTAAACGACCAAATCCGCCCCATGCACGTGTTCGGCGGTGTGGCCGATGTAGATTTTTGCTCCCTTCGCGGCGAGCTTCTCCGTCAACTCTTGGGAGGCAACGTCCGATCCCGTGACGGTATACCCCATTTCCAGCATCACGCGGGCAATGGCGCTCATGCCATATCCGCCGATACCGATAAAATGTACGTGTTGTTCGGTCGTATTTAACAAAATGGTCACCAGCCTTTTTCAGAATCGGTTTGATGCAAAAGGGCCGCCCGCACGTCCGAGATCAGATACAACGTGCCGGTGACTACCCCAAGATCCTCCCGTTCCGTCCGTGACTCCAAAAGCGAAAGGGCTTTTCTCCAGTCACGTTCCACGATGATTTCCAAATCCGCTTTCGCTTCTATCCCCTGTAGTTCGGCCACGAGTTCATACAACGCATCGGCGTCCATTTTCCGGCGAAAATCGGGCTCGGTCAGAATTAGCGTATCCACTATTGGTAATATATGCTTCAAGTAGCCCTGATGATGCTTATTGGCCAGCATCCCCATCATCAAATGCAGCTTGCGGTATTGGAACGCTTCAGGCAGGCTTTTCGCCAGCGAAGCGGCACCTTCCGGATTATGTGCTCCGTCCAATACAAGGCGAGGTTCCTCCCGCACCACTTCCAGCCGTCCGGCCCAGAAGGAAGTACGGAAACCGTCCTGCACCTGTTCATCCTCGAGGATAAAAGCCATATACTGCCGCAGCACTTCCAGCACCATCATGACGCCGGCGGCGTTCTTGCATTGATGCTCCCCAAGCATGCGAATCGTAAAATCCATCTCCCGGAATGGACCTTGAAAATGCAACTGCTGCTCCTTGACATCCACCGCCACCCGCTCGTACCGGAACTGCTCCCCCATCAGATAGAGGGTAGCATGCTTGGCTGCCGCCGTTTCCTTCAGTACGGCAACAGCCTCCGGCTGCTCGGCGCAGCTGACCACGGGTACCCCCGCCTTGATAATGCCAGCTTTCTCGCGGGCGATTTGCTCGATTGTGTCGCCAAGGACGTCCATGTGATCCAAGCCGATGTTCGTAATCAAAGAGACGATCGGCGTCACAATATTGGTCACATCCATCCTTCCCCCAAGCCCGGTCTCCCATACTACCACATCGGGGTAACACACTTCCGCAAAATACAAAATCGCGATCGCTGTGCTCACCTCGAACATGGTTGGGGATCCCAGTTCGGTGCCGGCGATTTCAGCCACCAATGGAGCAACCCGGTTCGCCAGCTCGAGCAGCACCGTCTCGGGGATATCTTCCTCATCATATTGGAAGCGATTCGTGAATTTTGTGATGTAAGGGGACGTATACGTCCCCACATGATAACCGCATTCCCGCAGTGTTCGGGTCAGGAAAGCGCAGGAGGAGCCTTTACCGTTCGTCCCTGCCACATGAATAAATTTCAGCCTCCGTTCGGGATGGCCTAACTTTTCCATCATGAGCTCGATCCGTTCCAAGCCGGGACGGATGCCAAACGGCAGCAGCCCGTTGATCCAATCGACCGCTTCAGCATAGCTGTTCAGCGGCCGTGTTTCTTCCTCTGTACGATCCCCCATGTCAGTCACCTTCATTTAATATTAGTGTAGTTCAAGAAGTCATCTTCGAAAGCCTTTTCTTCGGTGCTCCAAACCTGACTTCTTGAACTTTTATTTTCAATTAACCTTTCAGCTCCGCAATCCGTGCCAGCACCTTATCGCGTTTCTCGGAATAATCGGCCATCTTCGCCCGTTCTTCCTCGATGACTTTAGCCGGCGCTTTGGACACAAAGCCCTCGTTGGCCAGCTTCTTCTCAACGCGTTCCACTTCTTTGTTCAGATGGTCGAGTTCCTTCGTCAGCCGCTCGATTTCCTGTCCGATATCAATCAGACCCGACAGCGGCAGGAACAGCTCGGCTCCCGTTACAACAGCGGTCATCGCCTTATCCGGCACGCCGGCGTTCAGCGAAGCCTCGTACTCCGACGTATTGCAGAAACGGCGGATGTAATGCTCGTTGCGGGACAACACTTCCAGCACTTCCGCGCTGCCCGGCTTGATGACGAGCTCGATCTTTTTGCTCATCGGCACATTCACTTCGGCGCGGATATTCCGCACAGCGCGAATGACATCGATCAGCAGATTCATTTCCTGAACAGCGTCCGGTGCTTCCAGCGCAGGGTCGTATTCCGGCCAAGCCGCCAGCGTAATCGTTTCGCCAGAATGCGGCAAATGCTGCCATATTTCCTCGGAAATAAACGGCATAAACGGATGGATCATGCGCAGCGTGCGATCGAGCACATAGGCCAGCACAGATTGGGTTTTCTTCTTAGCCGCAGCATCTTCCCCGTACAGGGACAGCTTGGCGAATTCGATATACCAGTCGCACAGATCGTCCCAGATGAAGTTGTACAGCAATCGACCGGTTTCTCCGAATTCGTAAGCGTCGATCAGGCGGGTAATTTCCTTGGCCGTCTCGTTCATCCGGTGTAAAATCCAGCGATCCGCCGTCGACAGCTCGCCGCTGATATCGATATCCTCGTACTTCACGCCCTCCAGGTTCATCAACGCAAAACGCGAAGCGTTCCAAATCTTGTTGGCGAAGTTGCGGGCTTGCTCAACGCGTTCCCAACGGAAACGCAGGTCTTGCCCCGGCGTGTTGCTGGTGGACAGCATGTAACGCATTGCATCGGCACCGTACTTCTCAATAACTTCAATTGGATCGACGCCGTTGCCCAGCGATTTGGACATTTTGCGCCCTTCACTGTCGCGGACGAGGCCGTGGATCAGTACATCCTTGAACGGAACTTGACCGGTGAATTCCAGCGAAGTGAAGATCATCCGGGCAACCCAGAAGTAAATGATATCGTAACCGGTGGAAAGAACGGACGTTGGGAAATAGCGCTTGAGATCCGCACTATCCTCATCCGGCCAGCCCAGTGTGGAGAACGGCCAAAGTGCAGAGCTAAACCACGTATCCAGCACGTCCTCGTCTTGTCGGATATCGTCGCGTCCCAGCTTGGCCCGTGCTTCTTCCTCACTGCGGGCTACAACCATTTCGCCGGTCTCGTCGCAATACCAGGCCGGAATGCGGTGACCCC
This region includes:
- a CDS encoding bifunctional folylpolyglutamate synthase/dihydrofolate synthase, whose protein sequence is MGDRTEEETRPLNSYAEAVDWINGLLPFGIRPGLERIELMMEKLGHPERRLKFIHVAGTNGKGSSCAFLTRTLRECGYHVGTYTSPYITKFTNRFQYDEEDIPETVLLELANRVAPLVAEIAGTELGSPTMFEVSTAIAILYFAEVCYPDVVVWETGLGGRMDVTNIVTPIVSLITNIGLDHMDVLGDTIEQIAREKAGIIKAGVPVVSCAEQPEAVAVLKETAAAKHATLYLMGEQFRYERVAVDVKEQQLHFQGPFREMDFTIRMLGEHQCKNAAGVMMVLEVLRQYMAFILEDEQVQDGFRTSFWAGRLEVVREEPRLVLDGAHNPEGAASLAKSLPEAFQYRKLHLMMGMLANKHHQGYLKHILPIVDTLILTEPDFRRKMDADALYELVAELQGIEAKADLEIIVERDWRKALSLLESRTEREDLGVVTGTLYLISDVRAALLHQTDSEKGW
- a CDS encoding valine--tRNA ligase — its product is MTENQDQQTSSVEMPTTYDPKAAEQKWHRYWLENGFFKAGQRPDAKPYTIVIPPPNVTGMLHIGHALDLTLQDILTRTKRMQGYDALWLPGMDHAGIATQTRVEQRLREQGVSRYDLGREKFLEQVWAWKDQYAETIHEQWAKMGASLDYSRERFTLDEGLSQAVREVFVKLYEKGLIYRGKYIINWDPAARTALSDIEVEYKEVNGHLYHLQYPLSDGSGYITVATTRPETMLGDTAVAVHPEDERYRHLVGKTLRLPIVDREIPIIADEYVEKEFGSGAVKITPAHDPNDFEVGLRHNLPQINVMDETGKMNAEAGKYQGLDRFECRKQIVKDLQEMGVLIKIEDHVHQVGHSERTGVVVEPYLSTQWFVKMKPLAEKAIEAQKSGNGVNFVPDRFEKIYLNWIENVRDWCVSRQLWWGHRIPAWYCDETGEMVVARSEEEARAKLGRDDIRQDEDVLDTWFSSALWPFSTLGWPDEDSADLKRYFPTSVLSTGYDIIYFWVARMIFTSLEFTGQVPFKDVLIHGLVRDSEGRKMSKSLGNGVDPIEVIEKYGADAMRYMLSTSNTPGQDLRFRWERVEQARNFANKIWNASRFALMNLEGVKYEDIDISGELSTADRWILHRMNETAKEITRLIDAYEFGETGRLLYNFIWDDLCDWYIEFAKLSLYGEDAAAKKKTQSVLAYVLDRTLRMIHPFMPFISEEIWQHLPHSGETITLAAWPEYDPALEAPDAVQEMNLLIDVIRAVRNIRAEVNVPMSKKIELVIKPGSAEVLEVLSRNEHYIRRFCNTSEYEASLNAGVPDKAMTAVVTGAELFLPLSGLIDIGQEIERLTKELDHLNKEVERVEKKLANEGFVSKAPAKVIEEERAKMADYSEKRDKVLARIAELKG